The Rhinoderma darwinii isolate aRhiDar2 chromosome 11, aRhiDar2.hap1, whole genome shotgun sequence genome window below encodes:
- the LOC142663695 gene encoding uncharacterized protein LOC142663695 translates to MDKDRNGMTERILNLTLEIIYLLTGEDYIVVKKRTEEGEGRSRNQVPITMSPPQSLIHKRDQEILDLTNKITELLTGEVPIRCQDVTVYFSMEEWEYIEEHQDLYKDVMMEGHRTRTSLGGSSKEKTPERSPSPLYSKNDPEEKQNVPQDHPVTNLTDLKVEDLTEEQVQLCKEEEIPTDNRTGGPSKRSPHERCHSPLHFQDLNFQQHQVKQLSDIKDEVTAEEETYAGVTQPCKEEEIPTEIGTDDRTKNVVGHLLLSPNYEIKSNNITEDNCGEHSTILPNRNIPLVLHSRDLSTDSTNHEEPGQSQIVEHCIEDTGGKIFPCSECGKPFKRKSNLFKHERIHKDENPFTCPECGKCFRLKSQLLKHQRRHRGEKPFSCPECEKCFCQKSDLLVHQRSHTGEKPFSCSECGKCFIQKSSLVKHLRIHTGEKPYSCSECGKCFTQMSHLYKHLRTHTGVKPYSCSECGKCFTMKSTLVEHQRTHSGKKPFSCLECGKCFTRKKHLIVHQITHTREAPFLCSECGKCFSQKAYLVKHQKTHSVEKPFSCPECGKCFTRKWHLIEHERIHTGERPFSCPECEKCFRHKSDVVNHQRIHTGQKPFSCSDCGKSFTRKSYLILHERTHLRKDGPD, encoded by the exons atggacaaggacagaaaTGGGATGACTGAGAGAATATTAAACCTCACCCtagagatcatctacctgctgactggagag GATTACATAGTAGTGAAGAAGAGAACTGAAGAGGGTGAAGGACGGAGCAGGAACCAGGTTCCTATCACGATGTCTCCACCTCAATCACTAATACATAAGAGAGATCAGGAGATCCTGGACCTGACCAACAAGATCACTGAGCTGctaactggagag gttcctataaggtgtcaggatgtcaccgtctatttctccatggaggagtgggagtatatagaagaacaccaggatctgtacaaggacgtcatgatggagggccACCGGACTCGCACATCACTAG GTGGATCCAGTAAGGAAAAAACACCAGAGAgaagtcccagtcctctgtactcCAAGAATGATCCAGAGGAGAAGCAAAATGTCCCACAGGATCATCCG GTAACAAATTTGACTGATTTAAAAGTTGAAGACCTAACAGAAGAGCAAGTCCAGCTGTGTAAGGAGGAGGAAATCCCTACAGATAACCGTACCG GTGGACCCAGTAAGAGAAGTCCACATGAGAGATGTCACAGTCCATTGCATTTCCAGGATCTGAATTTTCAACAGCATCAG GTTAAACAATTATCTGATATCAAAGATGAAGTTACAGCAGAAGAAGAGACGTATGCAGGTGTAACCCAGCCGTGTAAGGAGGAGGAAATTCCTACAGAAATCGGCACCG atgACCGCACCAAAAACGTTGTGGGCCATCTACTTTTATCTCCAAATTATGAAATCAAATCTAACAATATCACGGAAGATAATTGTGGAGAACATTCCACAATACTTCCTAACAGAAATATACCCTTAGTCCTTCACAGCAGAGATCTATCTACCGATTCCACTAATCACGAGGAACCAGGTCAATCACAGATTGTTGAACATTGTATTGAAGATACAGGAGGTAAAATATTCCCATGTTCTGAATGTGGAAAACCTTTTAAAAGGAAATCTAATCTTTTTAAGCATGAAAGAATTCACAAAGATGAGAATCCATTTActtgtccagaatgtgggaaatgttttcgaCTGAAATCACAACTTTTGAAACATCAAAGAAGGCACAGAGGGGAAAAGCCAttttcatgtccagaatgtgagaaatgtttttgCCAAAAATCAGATCTTCTTGTACATCAAAGatctcacacaggggagaagccattttcctgttctgaatgtgggaagtgttttatacagaaatcaagtcttgttaaacatctgagaattcacacaggggagaaaccatattcatgctcagaatgtgggaaatgttttacccagATGTCGCATCTTTATAAACATTTGAGAACTCACACAGGGGTGAAGCCATATTCTTGTTCAGAATGCGGGAAATGTTTCACCATGAAATCAACTCTTGTTGAACATCAGAGAACTCACTCAGGgaagaagccattttcatgtttgGAGTGTGGAAAATGCTTTACTAGAAAAAAGCATCTTATTGTTCATCAAATAACTCACACACGAGAGGCGCCATTTTTATGTTCAgagtgtgggaaatgttttagccAGAAGGCCTATCTTGTTAAACATCAGAAAACTCATAGTGTGGAGAAACCATTTTCATGTCCAGAGTGTGGGAAATGTTTCACCAGGAAATGGCATCTTATtgaacatgagagaattcacacaggggagagaccgttttcatgtccagaatgtgagAAGTGTTTTAGGCATAAGTCTGATGTTGTTaatcatcagagaattcacacagggcagaagccattttcatgttcggATTGTGGGAAATCTTTCACCAGGAAATCTTATCTAATTCTACATGAGAGAACTCACTTGAGAAAAGACGGTCCAgattga